The following is a genomic window from Amycolatopsis australiensis.
TGCTGGCGCCGATCGCGAAGTCGGCGAGGTAGGCGATGCCGCCCAGCGCCGTCGTCGCGACCACGAACGGCGACCATTTCCGGAACGAATGGGCGGCGAAGCGCAGCGAGTAGTCCTCGCGGTTTTCGTTCGCCGCGAGCGGGGCGTACCGGCGTTTCGGCGGAGCGCTTTCTCCGGCGTTGGACAGGGTCTCGGTCATGCCTGCCTCCGGGGTGGTGGGGAACGGGCCGAAGGTAGGTGCGTCCTGTATCGATCCTGGTCCGGCGGGTAACGCGCGGGTTACGGCTTGTTGTCCAGCGGTTACGGCCCGGTGGCGGCGAAGGGGTGGCGGGTGTCACCGTTCAGTGGGTTCCGCCGCAGCTCGGAAGGCCCTAACGTGCCTAGAGCCGAAGTCGACTGATGCCCCGACCGGGCGTGGAGGTTTGGCGATGACGCCGGAGATCGAGGACCAGGTGGAAGACGCCGTGGTACGCCTGCCCGGAATGCGCGTCGCGTACGACGGAGCCGCGTTCGACGAATCCGCGCTGGCGGCCACCTGGACCGATCAGCTGCAGGGCTGGCTGAACCAGGCCGTGGCGGCGGGCATCGCCGAACCGAACGCGATGGTGCTGGCGACGGCGGACGCCGAAGGCAGGCCGTCGTCCCGCACGGTGCTGTGCAAGGGCCTCGACGAGCGCGGCGTGGTGTTCTACACGAACTACACGTCGGCGAAGAGCCACGATCTGACCGCGACCCGCTACGCGTCGGTGACGTTCCCCTGGTACCCGCTGCACCGCCAGGTCCACGTCCGCGGCGAGGTGGAGAAGGTCGGCGTCAAGGAGACGGCGGAGTACTGGGCCCAGCGGCCCCGCGGCTCCCAGCTGGGAGCGTGGGCGTCCCCGCAGTCCCGGGTGGTCGACGGCCGGCGCGCGTTGGACAACGCGCTGCACGGGATCGAGCGCCGCTTCGCGGACGTGGAGCGGATCCCGGCCCCGCCGCACTGGGGCGGCTGGCGCATCCGGCCGGACATGGTGGAGTTCTGGCAGGGCCGCGAGGACCGGATGCACGACCGCCTCCGCTACGTCCGGACCGACGACGGCTGGCACATCGAGCGCGTCGCCCCCTGAGTCCAAAGCGCCCCAAGGCGGCCTTGGTTGCGTCTGACGCACCGAAGGCCGCCTTGGTTGCGTCTGACGCACCGAAGGCCGCATTGGGGCGCTTTCCGGGGCGAGGTAAATCACGCGACCGGAGATAGTTAGCCGAGCTAAACTCGTTCGTTGTGACTGGTGAACCGGGGACCCTGCCACCTCGCTCGGGCCTGCGCAAACTCCTCGGCCGCATCATCGTCGACACCCGGCCGCTCAAGATCCCCGCTTTCCGGCGGCTCTGGCTGTCCACTGTGGTCACCGCCGTCGGGACGCAGCTGACCGCCGTCGCCGTGCCGAAGCAGGTTTTCGACCTCACCGGGTCCTCCGCCTACGTCGGCCTCACCGGGCTCGTCGCGCTCGTCCCGCTTCTCGTCTTCGGGCTCTGGGGCGGGGCCGTCGCCGATGCCGTCGACCGGCGGAAGCTGCTCATCGTCACCAACGTCCTCGTCGCCGTCACCTCCGCCCTCCTCTGGCTGCAGGCCTTCCTGAACTTCGGCTCCGTCTGGCTCGTGCTCGCCCTGCTCGCCGTCAACCAGGCGCTCTTCGCGATCAACATGCCGACGCGCGGTGCCGTCGTCGCCCGGCTCGTGCCGCCCGAACTGCTGCCGTCGGCGAACGCGCTCAGCTCCACCATGTCCACCTTCGGTGCCGTCTTCGGGCCGCTGCTCGCCGGAGCCCTCATCCCCGTCCTCGGCCTCTCGACGCTCTACCTGATCGACGTCGTCGCCCTCACCATCACCCTCCTCGCCGTCTGGCGGCTGCCGCCGATCCCGCCGCTCAACGGCCCCTCGCGCCGCGCCGGCGTCAGCGACGTCATCGACGGCTTCAGGTACCTCTCGACGCAGAAGGTCCTGCTCGCCTCCTTCGTCGTCGACATCATCGCGATGGTCTTCGGCATGCCGCGGGCGCTGATCCCGGAGATGGCCGAGCGCACGTTCGGCGACCCGCCCGGCGGCGGCCCCGCGCTCGGCTGGCTCTACGCCGCCCTGCCCGCCGGCGCGATGATCATCGGCCTGTTCTCCGGCTGGCTGACGCGCATCCACCGCCAGGGGGTCGCGGTCGTCGTCTCGATCTGCGCGTGGGGCGCGGCCGTGGCGGCGTTCGGGCTCGCGCACTCGCTGTGGCTCGCGGTCCTGTTCATGGCGGCGGCCGGCGCGGCCGACATGGTCAGCGCCGTCTACCGGATGGCGATCCTGCAGGTCGCGACCACCGACGAGATGCGCGGACGGCTCCAAGGCGTGTTCACGGTCGTGGTCGCCGGCGGTCCCCGGATCGCCGACCTCGTCCACGGCTGGGGCGCGGCCGCCTTCGGCACGACGGCCGCCGCCAGCGTCGGCGGCCTGCTGGTCATCGTGTCGGTGTGCGCGTCGATGTTCCTGCTCCCCGCGTTCTGGCGGTACCGGGCGCCG
Proteins encoded in this region:
- the pdxH gene encoding pyridoxamine 5'-phosphate oxidase, which produces MTPEIEDQVEDAVVRLPGMRVAYDGAAFDESALAATWTDQLQGWLNQAVAAGIAEPNAMVLATADAEGRPSSRTVLCKGLDERGVVFYTNYTSAKSHDLTATRYASVTFPWYPLHRQVHVRGEVEKVGVKETAEYWAQRPRGSQLGAWASPQSRVVDGRRALDNALHGIERRFADVERIPAPPHWGGWRIRPDMVEFWQGREDRMHDRLRYVRTDDGWHIERVAP
- a CDS encoding MFS transporter; translated protein: MPPRSGLRKLLGRIIVDTRPLKIPAFRRLWLSTVVTAVGTQLTAVAVPKQVFDLTGSSAYVGLTGLVALVPLLVFGLWGGAVADAVDRRKLLIVTNVLVAVTSALLWLQAFLNFGSVWLVLALLAVNQALFAINMPTRGAVVARLVPPELLPSANALSSTMSTFGAVFGPLLAGALIPVLGLSTLYLIDVVALTITLLAVWRLPPIPPLNGPSRRAGVSDVIDGFRYLSTQKVLLASFVVDIIAMVFGMPRALIPEMAERTFGDPPGGGPALGWLYAALPAGAMIIGLFSGWLTRIHRQGVAVVVSICAWGAAVAAFGLAHSLWLAVLFMAAAGAADMVSAVYRMAILQVATTDEMRGRLQGVFTVVVAGGPRIADLVHGWGAAAFGTTAAASVGGLLVIVSVCASMFLLPAFWRYRAPTA